AATACCATGAAACAATCTTTATCGGATAGTGGTGTGACTTCTCTTAATATCATAGACAGAATTGAAAGGCGAATTGGACTTAAATAATAAATGTCCAAATGTCGTTTATTTTTTTTGAATAAAAAAATAGCTGGTGGCGGACAGTGCCATCTACCGATCATGCGGCTTGTCAGAAAACTGACGAGGATACCCGGCGCAACTGTCCATACCGTCTGCAGCAAATCGCCCAGCAAGCTACTGCCCCAGCTGGAACAGATCGTGCTCCCGAGGGAAGAGATGTCATACGCTTGACGATTAAACCAAATTCTTCAGAGTACTAGCTTCAATCCAATGGAAATATTCCGTCCCGGAAGGGGGGCGAGATATTTGAGTATGGAATTTTGCGGACGTGCTTCTACATTCAATAGATTATTTCCTGAAATAAAATAGACAAACTCATATCTTTTTACATTTACCTTATAACCTAATTGTCCTGTTAACAAAGAATAAGCTGGCATCGGCGGCTCAATATTGATATTTTTACCCAAATAACGTTGTTTCAGATACCGATCAAAATTGGCGTTCCCAAAAAACTTTTTATAGTGAAGTGCAACCGACATTCCATACCTACTGGTTGGTAGGTTGGGCATAAAGTCACCTTCTGCCCATTTGCGCATGTTGTCATCCGAAGTATTTATATTTTTGACAAGATCAGCGAAAACATTTAACGCTACATGACAATCTGAGGTCCATGCATAGGTATAGCCTCCCTCGAGCTCCCAGCCCTGAATTTCGGTATCTGAAGCACGCCATTCCTTAACCAAAAATCCTCCAGAACGAGAAATGCCTGTATGGGCCAAATACAGGTAATCTTTAAAAAAACTGCGGTAATGCGTCGCCGACCATTTGAATCCTCCATATTTTACTCCTGCGGATAACTCATAAGAATTTGAGCTTTCCTTGTTCAGTCGATCATCTCCACTTTCTTCTACCAGGATTGCAAAATGATCATTGCCGGCATAAAGTTCATTCACCCCTGGTGCGCGTTCTGCGTGTGAAAATGTAGCTTGTACATAGGCAATATCAAAAATTGAATACTTGATATCTCCCGAAAAATGGTTTAAGTTAAAATCTCGGGCTGAAAGATTACCTCCGGCCATCCCCCTGCTGCGCTGATAAGTGGGATCGCTCAATGTACGCCGCGCAACCCAGTCATGCCGATAGCCTAAATGAGCGGTAATTGGATTAAGTTCTATTGTCTGCAAGGTAAAGATCCCTCCTTCCCGACTCAGATTATTGGGGATATAACGCCGATCGCCTTCTCCCCTTAAGGTCACAACTGAAAAATCAACCCCACTCGTCCCAGACCAAAAAGGATTAAACTGTTGCGTTATCTCCGATCGAAATGCATGACGCTCACTATCGAACTTATTGACACGATACCTGCCCAGGAGCTCCCGGTCGTCTGATACCTCACCGCGGTAGTTAAATTTAACCGCCGAGATCAACTGTGTTTTTGGCTTAAAAGCAGCTTCTACCTGCCAGGCATACGAATAAGTGCGCGTATTGATCGGTTCATATATCGGGGTCCAAACTGTCGTGTGACTATGGACAGGCTTATTGCGCTGCGCAAAACCGGGAATACCATAATAGCTTTCAAGCGCGTAAAGCCCCAGACCTAGTTGAAAGTTGTCTCTGATATAGCTGGCACCTGCATTGACAGCATTTCTCGCGGCATGGCTATTGGGCATCACGCCACGCTTGACCGGTGCGTAATCGGTAATCCCATGAACGACTTCAGTGTAAAGTGGCGTGTTGGGATCCTGCCCAGCGACATATTTGTCATTTTGAGGGTTTAGGACCTTTGATCCATTGATAAATGAATAATCTTCAAAGGTATACAGATCGGCTTCCGATAAGCCCCACTTTGGATCGCCCATATGCTCGATCACGAACTGGCTCAAATAGGGATATAGCGTCAGATTTCGAATCGTCTCCCGATCGACATTGACCTGTGCCATTGCGGCGGTCAAATGATCGATCTTTGGATCATAAGCAATGGCTGCTTTTGTATTGCCCGGGATCTTGAGATTTCCGTGCGTGAGCCTCATTGCGCCAATATGTCCCACCCAGTACTTTCCAATGTTTGCATTGAAAGCCAGCGATTGGCTATTGCCATTATTCGTTCCTAACTCCGCACTGGCCTGACCTGTAATCTGCTTGGGCAGACGATTCATCGGAATGGTGTTGTCTTTAACATTGACCGCTCCACCAATGGCCTTTCCTCCGAATAATACAGTCGCAGCACCCTTGTATAATTCTATTTCGCGTAGGTTGTCCATATCGAAATTGGGGTTTATGTTTGGACTGATTCCCGATAAATCATTGATCGAAAGTCCATTGGACAGCACACTTACCCTGCTACCACTTAGACTCCGGATCATAGGCATACCCGAATTGGGGCCAAAAGAAGCATTTTGTATCCCAGGGATATGGCTCAATGTTTCACCAAGCGTTTGTGCCTGTATACGATCGAGCTGCTTTCGATCCAGCCTCGTCTTTTGCCCATGGCCCGGTACAAAGCCAGTGGTCTCCGCGGTCGGAAGCCTATAGCTTCGCAATGTATCCACTGCTGGTTTACGCTGTGATCGCACTGTTTGTGCGATAGATAATAGCATTAGAGATGCTAAAAAAACTTCTTTCTGATACCGTAACATCGTGTAGCCTATTCCTGTTTGAGCTGCAAAATTAAAAAAAAAAATTGCAAATGCAATATAGTTGCATTAATAATTTACAATCATTACCTTCGTCAAAAATTTACAGCACATGAAATACATCAACACAAAAATCGCCGTTGCGGGGGCACTGATTCTGATGCTCGGAGCTGCATCATCCTGTAAAAAGGAAACAGCGCCTACGCCCACTGAGATCTCGCTTTCGTTACCATCGCAGGTCAGCCTTCGCTACGGCGAAACACAGGAAATTAATCTACCGAAAGACCTATCTACAAACGCAGGACTTACGTTCAGCTTTGACTTTTCCCAGATTGCAGACATCAATTTGGGCAACGGGATTAAGCTCAGTGATAAATTGAACCAGGCCATCAAATTTGATAAAGAGAAACAAAGCATACTGATTAACAGCTCCCTACTCTATCCAAACGGAGCTCAATCGAGCAGCGCACGGATTCCCGATGATTATAAAGTCACTGTCATAGCCAAAGAATCTCAGGACAAAGTTGTAGGGAAAGAAAGTTTTTCGCTCAAGATAACGGCTGGATCTATTGCCATCAAAGGTTTAAAAAATGGCAACGAGTTGCCTTATTCATATGTACTTTATGGCGACCAATCTACTGATTTTGAAATCGATCCGCTGGGCCTACCAATTGATGGTGCTAGCTTTAATTTGGTTAAAAAGGATGGACAAGAAAACATTGCTTCAATAACAGGTACGCATATCAAATTAGCAAAGGATGCTGGAGATCCGGAAAAAAAAGCTGAAAAGTCTTTCGAGTTGACTCCCGAGCTTAAAAAAGATGGTTTTCCTGTCGCCGCCACGACTTTCAGGGTCATTCTGATTCCACAGATTAAATTTTTGTTTGGGCAATATTATCCCGATCTAAACTTGACCATAGACTTTAGTCTGATACATATCGGCCTCTCAAATGGTTATGTCTCTGCAGCGCCAACACTGTATCCCGAAAAATATAAATCTGCTTTTGAACTGGTTTCAATACAAAAAGATGGACTCGTATTTACAGATAGCGAAAAGCTGTTTAGTGTAAATGCCCAAACAGGCGTCGTTTCCGTGAAAAAGAGCGACAGTTTGAAAGCTGGCAACTATAAGGTGACCATAAAGGCCGTGACAACGACAGGGCTAGAATTTACGGCTAGTCTCACTTTAGCCATGTCTGAAGGATAATCGTACTATCCTGGTTTCATCCCCAAGCCATACTACTTATAAAAGCGCACTCCTGCAGTGCGCTTTTATCGTTCATGCCATCACGTATCATCTTCGCCCCCTATTGTTCCAAAATCAACCCTTTTTTACACCGGCACTTTTGATTGATAGAACAAACATAAAACACTTTAAATCAACAACAAATATATAAACCACATTAAAACAACAGCTGAACGAAAGGCATCGGAAGACTGACCGATTACAGACCTGATTTGATTTCACTTGAAGTTTTTTTTGACCACAAAATTGGCTACATTTGATTACTTAAATAAAAGCAGTATACAGCAGCAATTAACTGGAAATTTTATAACATTTCTTTATCTGGATCGATAAAAACACCCGGTTAAACTTCATTGATTATGGATCATAATATCAGCCTTGAAAACGATATTTTTAAGCATATTCCGCTAGAGCAGCACGTAGCGATTCAACAATACTTTAAATACAAAACCTACAAAAAAGCCGCTTTTATTATTAAACCGAATGATCTGGTAAAAGATCTGTATTGGATACAATCCGGATTGGTCAAACTCTCCTACGAAGATGAAAATTGCAGGGAGCATATCTTATCATTTGCCTTCGAAGATTGGTGGGAAACGGACTTTTCGGCATTTTATCATCAAACCCGGTCAAAGCTTTATTTACAATGCTTAGAGCCTACAGCCTTATATGCCTTATCTTATGCGGATTACCAGCGTATTGTGCAGCAGTATAGTCTGTCGAACTACTTTTTACAAAAATCGATCAATGGGCATATCGCCAATCAGCATAGAATACTGTCCTTGTTGACAGACAGCCCAAAATCCCGTTATGAACTTTTTATAAGCTCTTATCCTGCTTTGGTACAGCGCATGTCCAAAACGGTTCTTGCGCAGTATTTGGGCGTTTCAAGAGAAACGCTCAGCCGAATTTACAAATAGTGATTTCAGTCACAGGTTTATTTCTCGGGATCTCTCGAACTTTGTAGGCATTAAAAAACAGTGACTATGCAAAAGAGAACAATCAATCCCTGGAAGTGGCAAGAACAACGGAATTATGTACAAGCGGTAGAGGTAAAAGATGTAAGTAGAACCCTATATGTTTCAGGACAAACAGCAATTGACGAAAACGGCATCTCAAGTAATGCTGATATGCGTACGCAGCTATCGCTCGCTATCGCCAATGTGGAGCGCGTCATTTTAGAAGCAGGATATGAAATTTGCCATATCGTACGCTTGAACATCTACACGACATCTTCTGCCGAATTATTTCAAAATTTTGATCTATTTCAAACATGGGCTCAAAAGAACCAGCTACAACAAGCCTCCACTGTGATGGAAGTAAAACACCTTTTCGAAACACTTTTGGTTGAACTAGAGGTTACCGCGGTCAAATAAAATCATTCACTTGATTACCTACAACTGGCTATTTGTTACGGCCAAATACCTGCCTTCGATCGTATTTTCATCGGGTTTTCATCGGGTACTGACCGGATTATCCCGATGAAATCCCGATGCCATCCCGATGAGATCTACTGGAAACGCAGGAGCTGATCAGCAGAAGGACCGAAGAAGATCGGGATTTGACTAAAAAACGTCTCCCCGTTAAGGAAGACGTCTTCAATAAGCTGGCTAAGGTTTCCTATGGCCTGCCTTTTTATTCATACGCCCTAAGAGCCTGCTCGTCGCAAAGCTAACAACCGTGCCCAGCGCAGCCGTTAATACCGTCTGCAGCAAATCGCCCAGGGAGATACTGGCCCAGATGGAACAGATGGTGCCCCCGAGGGCAGAGATACGGATATCATTGATTTTCATCAGCTTCACTCCTTTCCTTGGGCAACATCAGCAGGTCGGAATTATTTTCAGGTGGAGACTTTTCCTCTTCCATAACTGTTTCCAAGATGCCCAGGCCCACAGCGATATATTTCAAAATGTTACCCGCCTTTCCGGGCCATTTAACGGGAGCCGCAAGAACCACCTGCAGCACTTTTCCTATTTTATTTAAGATTTTTTTCATTTATCGAATATTCAAATACACTTCATCCCCCATATCCCAAAGACTGTACACCAGTGCCTTAAGTTTTGCCAAGGCCTTGCCGCTGTAATCTCCTCTCCCTTCACCCGTTAGTACCGTTACCGGGGCAATGCAGCCCTGCAGCTCTTTCAAAGCATTGTTGGCGGCATGGATCAGAATTGCTTCACGGCCGAGCACCATCGGGATGCCGATCTGTTCGCCATGCTTGGGGTAACGCCGTTTCTCCAGCTTGTACCGACCTAATGGAATACAGCTTATCCGCGGAATGTTATTTCTGTCGGGCAGCTCGATGGTATGACAGATTTCTTCACCCTGATACGTAATGGTACCGTTGGTTCCCTGTGCTCCATATTTGCGTTGGAGCAGCAGAGTGTGTTGAATAGCCATATTTAGCTAATGGATAGTTTGCCCAGATAGAAACTCGGAGAGGTCTTGACACCATCCTCATGACCGGTAAATACCCAACCTTCCAGCGTGTCACCCGAGTAGCTGGCAGGTAGCTTGAAACTCAGGCTTGCTTCTTCGCGAGTCGCAGACTCTAGGATACTGAAGAAATTCTTGTTGCTGTTGTACATCAACAGAATAACCGAATCACCAGCGAAAGCGTTAAACTTATTGAGCTCCGCCTCCCATGTCAACGTGATCTCCTGCGGAAAAGCTTCTGACCATTCGGCACCCATCAGATTTGCTAATGAGCCCTTGGAAATAAGCACCTTCCCATAATCTATTTCCCATGCTGGGTAAGTGCCTTTGATGCCCCCATAGTTCATGAGATATTGCAGCGCCTTGTTGTATCCTGTAGCTTTGCCCTGCAATTTGTCCGAATAGCCCAGGTTGAGTAAATCCTTGATCGGAGAAAGAAAAGCTACTGCCGTTGCGAATTTTGTACGCTGTGCGACCTGTCCTTCACTCGCTTTTTTGTTTGTAATCTTGGAGAGCGAGCGGACATAATCCACACCTCTCCAACTGCTTCCTATTACACTTCCCACTTTCCCAGAGTAGGCCCCGTGTATACCTTTTAAGAATCTTGCCATGTTTATACATGTTTGATTAATAAATAATTAAGACTGTCATGAGCAGTCTTTGTTTTGCTAGCGAGAGCTAAATTAAGGCGACTTTTTTTTGTAGGCGAACAAGTACAGGGAATGATATTATACGGCAGGCAGTGCTGTCATTGCCTGTCAACTTTAACAAATAGGCAGATGCTCGGCTGTCCTTTGGGTAGTTATGGGATTGCCTTCGGGAGGTATTCGGCACAGATTGCAGACAGCTTCGACACAGCCTCGGCTGCTGTTCGGGTATTGTTCGGGTGCTGCTCGGCTGGGAGTCGAAGCCAAGTCGAAGAGTTGCCGAAGCTCGCCCGAAGGAGCGTCGAACATGTCCCCTAGCTGTGTCGGAGCAGAGCCGAAGGAAAGCCACAAAGTTCCCGAACCTCTGCCGAACCATACCGACGTGAAAGACCTTGTGTTTGCCGGCTCTCTGAAAATTAAAAAGGAGCCGAAAAGGCCCCTCTTTGACAACTCGCTATATCCGCCCCTTCCGCCTGCTTTCTTCCAGTTGCTGGTGTAAATCCGACAGGTAATAATAGTGCCGCTTGCCCAGCTTCCTCGGCCTGAGCTTTCCTTCACGGA
The DNA window shown above is from Sphingobacterium thalpophilum and carries:
- a CDS encoding TonB-dependent receptor — its product is MLLSIAQTVRSQRKPAVDTLRSYRLPTAETTGFVPGHGQKTRLDRKQLDRIQAQTLGETLSHIPGIQNASFGPNSGMPMIRSLSGSRVSVLSNGLSINDLSGISPNINPNFDMDNLREIELYKGAATVLFGGKAIGGAVNVKDNTIPMNRLPKQITGQASAELGTNNGNSQSLAFNANIGKYWVGHIGAMRLTHGNLKIPGNTKAAIAYDPKIDHLTAAMAQVNVDRETIRNLTLYPYLSQFVIEHMGDPKWGLSEADLYTFEDYSFINGSKVLNPQNDKYVAGQDPNTPLYTEVVHGITDYAPVKRGVMPNSHAARNAVNAGASYIRDNFQLGLGLYALESYYGIPGFAQRNKPVHSHTTVWTPIYEPINTRTYSYAWQVEAAFKPKTQLISAVKFNYRGEVSDDRELLGRYRVNKFDSERHAFRSEITQQFNPFWSGTSGVDFSVVTLRGEGDRRYIPNNLSREGGIFTLQTIELNPITAHLGYRHDWVARRTLSDPTYQRSRGMAGGNLSARDFNLNHFSGDIKYSIFDIAYVQATFSHAERAPGVNELYAGNDHFAILVEESGDDRLNKESSNSYELSAGVKYGGFKWSATHYRSFFKDYLYLAHTGISRSGGFLVKEWRASDTEIQGWELEGGYTYAWTSDCHVALNVFADLVKNINTSDDNMRKWAEGDFMPNLPTSRYGMSVALHYKKFFGNANFDRYLKQRYLGKNINIEPPMPAYSLLTGQLGYKVNVKRYEFVYFISGNNLLNVEARPQNSILKYLAPLPGRNISIGLKLVL
- a CDS encoding Crp/Fnr family transcriptional regulator — its product is MDHNISLENDIFKHIPLEQHVAIQQYFKYKTYKKAAFIIKPNDLVKDLYWIQSGLVKLSYEDENCREHILSFAFEDWWETDFSAFYHQTRSKLYLQCLEPTALYALSYADYQRIVQQYSLSNYFLQKSINGHIANQHRILSLLTDSPKSRYELFISSYPALVQRMSKTVLAQYLGVSRETLSRIYK
- a CDS encoding RidA family protein codes for the protein MQKRTINPWKWQEQRNYVQAVEVKDVSRTLYVSGQTAIDENGISSNADMRTQLSLAIANVERVILEAGYEICHIVRLNIYTTSSAELFQNFDLFQTWAQKNQLQQASTVMEVKHLFETLLVELEVTAVK
- a CDS encoding DUF5675 family protein; this translates as MAIQHTLLLQRKYGAQGTNGTITYQGEEICHTIELPDRNNIPRISCIPLGRYKLEKRRYPKHGEQIGIPMVLGREAILIHAANNALKELQGCIAPVTVLTGEGRGDYSGKALAKLKALVYSLWDMGDEVYLNIR
- a CDS encoding DUF6266 family protein, with the translated sequence MARFLKGIHGAYSGKVGSVIGSSWRGVDYVRSLSKITNKKASEGQVAQRTKFATAVAFLSPIKDLLNLGYSDKLQGKATGYNKALQYLMNYGGIKGTYPAWEIDYGKVLISKGSLANLMGAEWSEAFPQEITLTWEAELNKFNAFAGDSVILLMYNSNKNFFSILESATREEASLSFKLPASYSGDTLEGWVFTGHEDGVKTSPSFYLGKLSIS